gacagagccaggccCAGCCAGACCTTTACCAGGCATTTCGAGGCTGGTTTTATCCCGCATGGAAAGAGCCAACTTCAGCAGTTtcgggcggcggcagcggcgggcggCTCGCCGGTTTGCTGGAGGGATAAAGTCTCTGGCTCCAAAACTCCTGAAGCAGGGCTGGCGGGGGCTTTGTTTGCAAGGGCTGCTCTGGGCCTTGGCAGCCATTCGGCTGATGCATGCAAACTCCAAATCTCCTTgccaacaaacccaacaaagcGGGCGACTCGAATGTGAAAGCTAATGAAATAACTCCCCGACTTGGTGTTTGGGGAGACAAAGGCTGCGGCCGATCAGCTGACCTTGGTTTTCATTGGGTTTTAATCCAGCATTCTCGCTTTGAATCATGCTTTAACTATTTTGTAAATAGTTTTGGCACCATTCTGCTGCGGCTCGGTATAAATTCCACCTCTCGGCCCCAGCCCTTCACTGGCTCAAGCGGGTACTGGTATAACTGGTAAGATTTTCCTATTTGTTGTCCTGTTTTTTGTCATTGCCTCCTCCCGGGGCCGGagctccccaggcagagctgcgGAGGTGGCAGTGGGATGTGGGCACACCAGGGGTGAGCCATGGGGAcagtcctgtccctgcagcccaaATCAGGTGGCCAAAGCAGCAGTAttgctgcctggctgtgggtcGGGTTTTGTCTTACTGGGAATGAGCTGTTTTCACCTGGTTTAGAGCCTGCTCAGACATGGGGGGTCCTTCTGGGCTTGAGGATGAGGCTCCTTCCTCAAGacagctgtgccaggcagagctggggaaacCCAGCACCAGTGACCTGGGGACATGCACATGcatggctggggctggtggtgggaccCCTGGGGCTTCTCCCCAGCACCCCATTCAGGCACCCACATGGCACAGGGACTCCTTGGCTATCACTTGCTGGgcagagacagcaggaaaagCCTCAGCCACTGGGGCTTCGCTCCCCTGAGAATTACTCAGGAATGCCCTGGGTCCCTCACTCTGGGCTGGAGAACTTTTGCAGGTCCCTACACGGGTGATGCTCCACAAGCCTGGGGAGGTTTTTCCTATGACTGagtggtgctgagcagccctgAGTGGGGTCTGTCCTCTAGCCCAAGCCCCAGAATCCATTTTCATGCAACTCAGCAGCCAGGTGGGCTGTGGGGAACAGCCATGGGGCATGGCCGTGGGGCTATCAGCACAGTCCTGGGTGCATCCTCAGTGCCAGTTTTTAACCTTCCAAGTTTCCCTCCCAAGGCAGTGGACACCCCAGCTTATGATGGCTTCCGAGCACCAAATGCCAGCCTCCAAACAGCAGCAAGCCAGCTCCAAGGTCAGTGTGTGGcttctcagctctgcagtgggaCTGGGGCACCCTCAGCCTCGTCAAGCACCCAAACCATCCCCTGGGACAcctctggggagcagctgagctgccatGATGTATCCCTTAGCATTCCCAGCTAGTGCCCAGTGTCACTGGCTGTGGTGCTGTGCCCTGTGCAGGGCGATgaagggacagggagaggggtGAGAGATACGTGGGATTTTGCTGACATCCCATGGCGCCAGTGCAGGTGGAGCAGGTGGAAAAGGATCAACTCCTAATCTCCCATGGGCCACCTCTGCAAATGCAGCAGATCTGTCCCCTCTGACCCGTGAAATCTGTGCTGAGTTGGCAGTGCTGGGCCTGGGGGCTGTCCTGGTGCCTCCTCCTCACTGTGTCCCACAGTGGCTGCAATgctccagccagagctgggctgctcagCATGGTGAGAGAACCAGAATCCTCCTGTGAGCACCAGCATCCCTCTGGGAGCACCAGCATTCCTCTGGGAGCATCAGCATCCCTCTGCGAGCAGCTGCCAGGCACTGGCCACAGGGACTTGCAGGCATTCAGGAGCACGAGCTGTGAGCTCCAAGGGATGGAAATGCTGGTTCATTCTTACAGGCTGGTTAAAAGTCACTGAAGTGCAGGTTTGGGGGTTCAGGCTGCAGCAAActtggggctgtgctgagccagCAACAGCATGTGCCCCCCCTCGTGGTGCGGGGGTGGTGTTCCTCCCTCTGAGACCCCCCCCACTCTCTTCCAGATTGCCATCTTCGAGCAGGAAAACTTCCAAGGTCGGTGCCATGAGCTCAGCGGGGCCTGCCCCAACCTGAAGGAAGCCGGTGTGGACAAAGTGGGCTCCATCCTCGTGCACTCCGGACCGTACGTGCCGGGGGGCCCACGGTGGTGTgcagggggaggaggcaggagttGGGATGTAGAGGGGGTCTCCCCGCTGCCAGCACCTGCATATTTTAAGTGGCGAGTGCCCCGTGCCAGTGGGCGAGCAGCGGGTGACAGGGTttcctgggggtgctggtgtcCCGCAGCCCTGCTGGGTGGAAGGGAGCTGACATGGGTTGCAGCGTTACCCCCGGCTCGGTTTCCTTCCCGCCGGGAGCAGGGACAGGCGGGATGGTCGCCTCGGCGGAGCGCGGTGCTCCCGGCCGGGAGCTGCACTGCCCGGGATGGGGGGTCTGGGCAGCGGGGAGCCCCGTAAAATTtcctggggaagagctggggcgggttccctgcctgcacccagatgcctgtggcaggagcagagccccATCGGGATGAGCGGGTGACCACGTCCTCTGCGGGACCGAGGATGAGCGGCCACCAGGTCCGAGCACCCGCGCTGGCAAGTCCTGCGGGGCCGTTCCCAGCCGAGACCCGGGACGGGCCCCGTGTGCGGGCAGAGAGAGGCATCGCTcggcgggcagggctgcccgCTGCCATCCCGGCACCACGGTGCCCGTTTCCCTtttccagcagggagcagaggtcTCTGCTGGGGGCTCAGCCCGGGGGTCGGTGCCAGGTTGCCAGTCCCCGCGCCGCTGCCCCGTCTGAAGCTCCTGTCCCCTGTTCTCTTCCAGCTGGGTGGGCTACGAGCAGGCAAGCTGCAAAGGGGAGCAGTTTGTGTTTGAGAAGGGGGAGTATCCCCGCTGGGACTCCTGGACCAACAGCCGGAGAAGCGACAGCATCACTTCCCTGAGACCCATCAAAGTGGTGAGAGCACCCAGACAGCCACTACCCACCCGCCAGACCAAGGTCTGCAGCCAGACGTGTTCCCCAGccttcccccgcccccccccagccccgcgggcgGAGGGGCACCCCCTCCTGCGCacccccgccccagccccgggggccCGGGGAGCCGGTGGGGGGGTCGGAGGGAGCGCGGGGACGGGGGCAGTGGCAGGTGACCCCAGGGCTGGTCATGTCTGCTGGTAAGTCTGGCAGTGCCCGTGCGGGTGCCGGCTTTCTGAGCTGGATGGCGGGATGCGGAGCCTCCCCGGGAGCGGTGGGAGCGGCGGCGCTCGGTGCCGGCCCCTCGCCTCGGTTTCCCCATAGCCCCGGGCTttgtcccccccaccccaccccgcccccgcccggccccgggtGCCGGCGGCCCCTGATGCCCGGTGTCTGCTCTCCCCgctgcaggacagccaggaGCACAAGATCGTGCTGTACGAGAACCCCAGCTTCACCGGCAAGAAGATCGAAATCATAGACGACGATGTGCCCAGCTTCCACGCGCACGGCTACCAGGAGAAGGTCTCATCCGTGCGGGTGCAGAGCGGAACGTGAGtcccggggccggcgggggggcgggcagggccggaGCGCCGGGGGCTCCGTGGTGCGGGTGACGGTGCGTGACCGCCGTGTTTGCCTTGGCAGGTGGGTAGGATACCAGTACCCCGGCTACCGAGGCTACCAGTACCTGTTTGAAAAGGGGGACTACAAGGACAGCTCAGACTTCGGCGCTCAGCACCCCCAGATCCAGTCGGTCCGGCGCATTCGGGACATGCAGTGGCACCAGCGCGGCGCCTACCACCCCACCAACTAGAGCCCCCGGCCCgcgccggggcggggggagcccaGCAAGCTTCCCCTggccgccgctgccccccgcGGCCTcgtccccctcctccccccgtGTGATGCACGCCGCTGTCGAAGCAACTGAATAAAGCTTGGAGTTTCAAAGTCCTGGCTCCGGCCCCTTCATTTCGGGGGGTTCAGGGGAGACTCCACCAGCGGGATGCCCGTCCCGCTTCCCGGGCGGAGAGGGGGGGCCCATCGTCGAGCCCCCGATGCTCTCAGTGCCGCCCGCATCCCACCCGCCTCCGTGTTCACTGACGGAGCAGCAAACTGCCCGGGGGGAGGTGAGCCGAGgtcacccccccctccccagccagcacccCCGGGGGGCTCCGGCACCACCGCGATGGCCGcggggctcagccctggggtGCATGGCCAGGGGCGAGCGGCTCCCCCACGGCCACGAGTCGCCACTGAGGCCGGTAAAGGTGTCCCCAAAGCACCGCGGGGTGCTGGGGGCCCTGCCTTCTGGATTAGGACACCTCCAGGCCAAATAATTGCTTCAATTATTAGGCATTGTAAGCTTTAATTAGCAATAATGCTTTAATTTGGCATTAACCAGGCTAAGGGAGCGCCTCCCGCCGCGCTGCTCTCCCGTGCTCCGCGGCTCCTGGGGACCTGCCCGCGGCTGCGTTTTGGGGTGAGCACCAGAAAACGGGGAACAGCGGGGAGAAGGGGAGCTCGGCGCCGCCTCCTCGGCTCTGCCGGAAGGTGTTTTACCCCCTCAATCCTCCGCGGAATGACTGATGCCGGCAGAAATCAGGGGTTGAGCACGgcccagctgctgtgggaagccGGCTCCTGGGCGAGTCGTGCCGAGGGGAAATCTGTGCCTTTCCCTCAACGGGGAAAAATTCGTACTGATTTCAGACCTGAAAATTCCCCGTGAAAATGAGGGTTTCATGAAAACAAAGACACAGGGCCCtccgtgctgctgctgctgggcgtTTGGCTGCGCCTCGGCAGTGGGAACCGGCGGTTTCGGTGGATGCAAATTGCTAAAATCAGCAACGAAGTGAGAGCAGAGACCCACggtccctgcagctgggacaggggCAGCCCCTCGAGGACCGCAGAGCCCggctgtgagcagcaggggGAGTCCCGGGAGGAAATGCACCcaatgcagaagaggaaaatgtgaaTGAGCCCAGAGGTGGCTCGCCTGGGACCTGCTGGGTGAATTCCCTCATCTGAAGGTGGATGCGCTCAGGTGGGTGCCCTCAGGTCACCCTGGTGCaacctcagctctgctgaggtgGGGTTTTCCACTCTGGCCCCAAGGGCATCGCAggaggactttttacaagagcatggagtgacaggcagagaggggaacggtttcaagctgaaagaggggagatttaggttagacctgaggaagaaattctttcctgtgagggtggtgaggccctggcccagggtgcccagagaacctgtggctgccccatccctggaagtgttgaagggcaggttggatggggcttggagcaacctgggctggtgggaggtgtccctgcccatgcagggggttggaactggatgatcttcaaggtcccttccaacccaaaccagtctgggacaCTGTGATTCTATAACAAATGCGAATCCATCTGCTCAGCAGTGtgggcagcccaggcagggtggGCACATGTCATGTCGTCCTGGACACAAGGACTTGGCCTAGAGAGGCAAAAAGCCAGGCCTGGTCCAAGGCAAGTGAGCAGACACTCGCTATGGGATggcagcctggctctgcagtcCCCAGGTCTCCCTGTGCTCCTCTCACTGGGATCATTTTCCACCCACTCGTGGCTTTCCCAGAGCTTAGGATCCACCGCCCAGGAGTATGGGGCTGGAGAAGGCAGCATGGGCTGCTCGCTCCAGCTTGGCGTCCTCCTTTGGGATGCGTCCTTCTTCCAgctccccttttccttttggagAGACCGTAGACATGCTAGAACCCGAGAGGGAAGCAGAAACCCGGGGCTCGGTGtctgctcagctcagcagagagccaggcagcaggagctggtgctgagcagaCGGAGCCGAGGAGCGGGCGAAGCTGCTGATCCGCGCCAGGAGCCTCCGCGGGGATTCGCTGCCGTTGGGAACGTCACCAGGAACCGAGTCTTTCGGGAGACGTCACCCGCAGCCCCGGCACGGCTGAGCGGACGCGCTGCTGGCTCCGAGAGAAATGtgctggaatttttatttttttttttaatcaaaatttgATCCCAAAGCCCACGAGGCCTCCGTCCCACGCGAGCTGTGGCGGTGCCATCTGTCCCGCTGCTCCCCCGCTgctccccaccagctcccccTGGCACGGCCGCAGGGGCTCGGTGCTCCTGGACACCCCATGCCGTGTCCCTTGGgccgtgtccccccccccatgTCGCCCCCCGGTTGCTGCGGGGTCCGCGGGCGCTGCCAGAGGCGGCTGGTGATATTTCAGCGATCCCACGGCTCTGCCGGCGGGTGGGTGGTTTTGCTGCCGTGCCAACAGACGGGAGAGCAAAAgctgttctccaggctggaaAACTGCTGGTGTTTcgttgttttttgttggtttgtgttgggttttttttttcacccagcaCATACTACGGGGGGCTCAAAGCCCATTGTCGCCCCGCGCTGGGGTTCAAGGGGTGGCTGCTGCCCCCGACGCCTGCGGTGGCTGCGGCACAGGCGGGACTCGTGGGAGCTGCGGGTGCCAGGGGGTGGTGGGGATCCCTTGGGACCCTCCACTCATTAATCCCCTGGGACCGTCTGCGGGTGAATCCCCCCCTCGAACAGTGATTTGCCATGGAGTAATTGATGCCAGAATAAATATCATGCAAACCCCGTGGCTAAATTACATTTAGGtgccttttccttcttattttatttttccacttgagCATTGGCCTTTATCTGTCCTTGGAAGGTGTCTTCCCTGGGGACTGTGTCCGATGCAGGAtgggcaggctggcagggaggaagCAAATGGAACAAAAAGAGCCAAAGTCGGGGGAATCTTTGGCTAAAAAACAATAGTCTAGAAAAATATGAACTGTTTATTCTTAGTCATAGTGGGGGAAGGTTTATCCGCAGCCTGGATGCTTTGGGTATTGACTGTGCCTTGCCAACTGCTAGGGGTTTACTGTGGGTTTCACAGATTTTTGTCCTTTGAAAATTACTGTTATTGTGGTGTTTAATTCTCCAACTTCTGGAGCCATATGATTACATGAGGTTcttagctttgttttttaatattttttttcttcttcttctttaaaTTAGGTTGAACTTCTGTCTTCATGTTTCTGCACACATGCACAGACCCCAGCCACGGATACTGAAGgcttaagaaagagaaaatattcaggAACCCAGAATGTGTTATTGAGGCCTTGTGGTTTTCAGGGCAGATTTGTAATTTATCAGAGTTCAGCTTTGGCATGTGGAAAAGTAATCTCACCTCTGATTGATGTGAAAGCTGGAACAGGAGTGAAGTAATGCAGCATTATTTCTCCAGCTGAGAGAGGAGCCTGTTTTGTCCCCACCCCGGTGAGAACACCGGGTTCCTGCTGTCCCCGGGGTGATGGGGAGCAGTGAGGCTGGATGCTGAGCTCCCAAGGGCTGCTGTCAGCTtggttttcctcctcttctgatTAGAGAAAAcatctgggaagaaaaagcGGCTTCTGTCCCTGTCGGTGGCCTGACACGATGCTGGCTGGCAGAGCCGGGGGACAGAGGGGCACACCAGGTGCTGGCACTCTGTCACCTGGCCCTGGTGAACAGAACCTCCCCCCTTGGCTTGTCTTTATCAAATCACCTGCTTATAAGTGACAGGTATGTCACTTATACTCGTATGTGAAGGGTGTGCGAGGTCAAgtgatttttccatttcaggCTCTGAACGCTGCAGCCAAAACCCAGcatcaggagagcagaggaaacAACCCGGGACTGAGGGAGGCTGGCACAGGACCTGTTAGCGTGGCTGGCCCGGTCCCAGCCTGGAGAACGGCTTCTCCCACCTCAGCGGGGCAGTGCCGGGTCAGCGGAGCAGAGCGCAGGTATTTATAGGCAGAGGTAAAGGCAATAATGCACTTGATCCCCTCCTGGTCCTCAGAACTCTGGGGGCTCTGGGAGCAGATGACCCGAGTCTAGCGATGCTCCTGTCCAGAGTACCAGGCTCCCGTTCCCgttcctgctggttttgttcctgACATTGgtgcaaaggcagaaaagaaaggaagggaaagaaagcttTACAGCTTCCTAGGTTTCCTTCAGCATGTAAAACTGTCCAGTTGAAATGCTAATTAAGAAACAGCACTTCTTCAAAGGCCAGAATTGGAAACAGCCACATGGAGACATAATGGGATTAAATCCTACCAGGGGATTACAGCAGCGGGGAGGGCTCAGCGACCTGCGCCTGCCCCGTGCCCCGATCCCTCAGTCTGGTTTCCCAACGCCCGATTGCGAAACCCTCAGGACAAAAGCAAACCGCTTTATTAGTATTAAAAGGCAAAGATATGTGCTGAAAAATAATAGAGTGGGTTGCAGAGGAGGGTGAGGACCCCcctgtgcagggctgcagtTGCTTGCCCTTCCCCCGGTCCCCCCCCTCGCCTTGTGCCAATGGAGCAGATTTACCAgaaccgaaaaaaaaaaaaaaaaaaaagccaatgtTTTCTTTCCGTCCAGGcaagcagccagggcagcccccaCCGCTTCCTAGTCCCTCTGCACCCAGCAATTAAAGCAGAAATGGCTTTAAACGTGGTGTGACCCATCGTGGTGCCCGTCACCCCGGCCCGGAGCCAGCGCTGCCACCTCTGTGCAGaacacagcagctccaggtgggtgactgggctctgagcagccagagCCGTCATGCCATTTTCAGCTGTACAAACCAGCAGTGGGGGGCTCGCTTTCAATGTCAACATGAAAGGCAAAGTAACtattttcagtgctgtaaaAGTCCTGGGCAGCAGAAGTAGCAATTAGGGAACATCTGTTCCTCATAGTCCAGGAGGACTTCGAGCAACCACATGGCAACATAATGGGATTAAAATATATCACCGGATTATGTGAGCGCTGCAAAGATCAGCTGCTGTGGGTGTTCTTATGAAAccagggaaaaaatgaaagatacatttctcttttcaggATGGacataagcttttttttttttaataatttcttaacTTGTGCCTTATGTAACTCCCAGGAGCTGGTGCCGTACCTTTTCTCTGCAGAGATCAGTTGAACCAAAAAGCCTGTGCTGAGGGGAAGCAATTTGATGATGAAATGGCCTCGTGAGCAGCTGGTCCCTCCTGGTCCCCGGGCGCTGTGGCTGTTCTCTGCAGCCCTTGAGCATTGTGCCCGGGGGTGTGACACGGTGGCTGTTCCCTCctgtgcagcccctgctccagctggcgGGTCTGGAAGGTGCGGCGGGAGCAGGATTTGTTCCTCAGGCTCAAGGGGCAGGAGTCAAGGAGCGCTGGGACCCCCAGCACGGCTCGGCTGGCGCGGGGGTCCCCATCCCTCTCCCCGCTGCTGACCCACCACGAGAGGGTTTTGTGATTTCCAGCCACCAGCCGCTGCGAACCCAGCAGACAATAGGGACATTTTCCAGGAAACCatacaaaaaaaggcaaaaacgTGCAGACTATTTTGGGATGCTCATGTGCTGGAAGGCAAATGTCATTTGTACGTAACATCCATTTCGGGAGCCGAGCGCTGAAGTcgtgcagcaggaggagggacgCGCTCGCTTAGCAACCTTCCCTGCCACCGCCCGGCGCCTTCCCTGCGCAGGACGGGATTGCTCCTTCCGCAGCCGCAGGGCAAagtgctgctccaggctgtcaCCAGAGGCGTTTTGAATCGAAAGCCACACCAGCTCCCAGTGACAGACCCCGGGCAGCTTTTGTGCCGGTGCAGTTTgggtcctgctgcctctgccttccAGCAGCACATCCCTGCGCTGCCTTCCCACGGCTCCCTCTGCGTTTCCACGGGTGGAAGAAGCTGGGGCATGGGAAGGGGAACCAGAGCCCTTTTGTTTTGGGAACCGAGCAGGAGAGCAGCGATGCCAGCTCTCATCCAGAGCAGTCAGGGTGCCCCTGGCCACTGCAATGGCCGGTGGCAAACACGGCCACGGCTGGTATGGGAAGCAGAGCTGTAAAACCTCCCAGCGTTTTGGTGATGAAAAGCATCCTTGGAGGAGCAGGTTGAAACCCagtccctgctctgtgcctgtaCTGCTTGTGACACTGTGATATGGCACGTGGAAGCAAGTGGGCCCAGGGGTGCCCCGGGTGTGCTGGTTGTACTGGGAGTTCTGGGTGCTCCGGgtgcaggctggcagcaggacggtggcagggagggaggcgACAGCTCTGTCACATGGTGGGGAGTGCCTGACCTGGCTCACTCTGAGGCTTCCAGATAATAAGCAATTAAAGGAGAAAGATTTACAGAAAAGACTAAGTCAGAAGGCAAAGTTCATTATCTACCCTGATGAgctccagaggaaaaggaggaagcagGACACACTAACTGCTGAAGTCCCTTTTGATGCTGATCCAGTCTCTGAAGGACAGCAGCTCACGTCCCATGGGCATGGTGGCCACGGCAGGGATGCTGGCACAGGGACCGCAGCAGAGCCATGTGCTGCCTTTCCCTTGCCACAGTCATGACTTTTGGTACCTGAATTCCCTGTGATTCCCTTGTAACTGCCTGGCAGGATGAGAAATGGGAGCTGGTGGGATTGTGGTGCTTGATCCAAGCCCGTTGTGCACCTGCTCTGTGCCATGTCCTGCCAGGATGCAGCTCCCACCCTGCAGCACGCCAGGGGTTCTTTGCTCAGTTTGCCACCTGTGCACCTACACAACAACATCATTAATAACTTGCATTTGCCTGTGTGTGGTTTAGGGACATTTAGGGCTTTTCTGCCCTAATCCAGCAGAAAGGAGCTCGTTGCTTTTagtgtttaatttaaaatattttctacatcCATTTTGGGCTCTGTTTGCTCCTAGTGCAGCATGTGGCAATGACGTCTTCTCTTGGGGGACCTGTCctgtaggagaggtgcttgtCACCAGGCCCACGGGTCCAGCTGAACAAAAGGTGCTAAATCCCTGGAAATGCATTTTAGCAGAAAGATGCTTTTGGGGTCACTGACAGTTTATTCATTGTGCTTTTTTGATGTGTAAATCTCTGTgaattgtctctttttttccaggcaggctgcccaggggatgCTGCAGTTATCCCATGGACCCATCCATGAACAatcctgcttctgctcctgtgTGCCCCTGGGCAAGGTGGAACTCCATTTCCTCAGCTGTGGAATGAAGataatttactgttttgtttttttttttccaagggcaCTTAAAGGTTAGAGTAATTGTTTGGCATATGGGGACTGCAGACAGGGTAGGTTATGGCCCTgcaatttcttctgctttgttgcTCTGTAcagtgcagcaggagcacagctttGTGCTGTGGTGATGGTGGGATCCTTTTCCTGTGGATTTTCCCTGCAGTGTTGCTCCTGACCAGGCAGTCATGGACTTGGGTGCTGGCACAAGGATGGCCAGTGGCTCTGGTGGCCTTAGGCCTGACATGCCAAGGGCCACCTGGTTCCCACCATCCCTGCATGGGGCCATGACATGGCCATTGCTGTCAgtcagaggcagctgctgccacatgGACCTTTGGTTTCCAGATTAACCCTGGCACCTGGAGCCTGGAAATCTGCTTAAGGGCAAGCTGACATAATGCTGCGTGTTCCCAGGGCATAGGCTGTGTGTGGGGGCAGAGCTCTTTCTGCCCAGGGATGGTGCACCCTGAGCTTCACCCACAGCTGACATAGTGGGATGCCCCTTCACACCATCCTACAGCTATGGGGAGAAAAATCCTCTCGTGGGTTGATGTCAGATGTCTTCAGATGGGCAGGAGATGTCCCCAGAATGGCCAACGTGCCCACAGACACGTTGCTGGCTCCTTCCTCTTGTGGATGATTCCCAAGCATCCCCTTGCCCTGCCACCAGCACCGGTCCCTCAGTGTCCCTGCAGTGAGCTGTGCCCTCCTTCTTGTTGGGGTGCTCCTTTCCCTCACTCTGTGCTAGTCCTGAGGATGTTTGCTGCAAAACCAGGGAATTCTTGGGAAAGGCAGCTCTCCTGCCATGCCAGTGGCTCTCTGGCACCGTGCAGCTCCTCTGGGACCTGGGCACTACTGACACCCAAGTAAGCTACCACTGTCATCTCCTACTAAGCTGGAGAAGGCAGTAATTAAGGCTGCTGAGCACACTCTTCTtccaaaattacttcatttattCAGAGAATCAGATGCTGCAGTCTTTCATGGCTTCTTGCAAAGCTTGGATCTTGTGGGATGCGAGGCTATTAATAGGAACCAATCTTTACCCttcttctcctccaggctaaaggGAGAAGAATTCAAACAAGGGCCTCTTTGAT
The sequence above is a segment of the Apus apus isolate bApuApu2 chromosome 16, bApuApu2.pri.cur, whole genome shotgun sequence genome. Coding sequences within it:
- the CRYBB2 gene encoding beta-crystallin B2 isoform X2, which produces MMASEHQMPASKQQQASSKIAIFEQENFQGRCHELSGACPNLKEAGVDKVGSILVHSGPWVGYEQASCKGEQFVFEKGEYPRWDSWTNSRRSDSITSLRPIKVDSQEHKIVLYENPSFTGKKIEIIDDDVPSFHAHGYQEKVSSVRVQSGTWVGYQYPGYRGYQYLFEKGDYKDSSDFGAQHPQIQSVRRIRDMQWHQRGAYHPTN
- the CRYBB2 gene encoding beta-crystallin B2 isoform X1 codes for the protein MMASEHQMPASKQQQASSKIAIFEQENFQGRCHELSGACPNLKEAGVDKVGSILVHSGPWVGYEQASCKGEQFVFEKGEYPRWDSWTNSRRSDSITSLRPIKVVRAPRQPLPTRQTKDSQEHKIVLYENPSFTGKKIEIIDDDVPSFHAHGYQEKVSSVRVQSGTWVGYQYPGYRGYQYLFEKGDYKDSSDFGAQHPQIQSVRRIRDMQWHQRGAYHPTN